Proteins from a single region of Alloscardovia omnicolens:
- a CDS encoding acyl-CoA carboxylase subunit beta, which translates to MVTSTSLDSLAWASSSIIAGDSHQPVRTEIRRAAQLAHDSEDHARARQHPKGKYTARERLDLLFDSHTFMEVGRFAGGNINNGVAGSAVVTGFGMIRGRKVGVYAQDFSVRGGTMGEAEGTKICHLLDMAMDMKVPVIALIDSGGARIQEGVSALTQYGRIFKKTCEASGYIPQISLILGPCAGGAVYCPALTDMIVMTKENSYMFVTGPEVVKEATGERISMDDLGGGYVHNAQSGVAHYLGEDEADAIDYVRTVLAYLPNSCEEQPPVYPYSNGHAEDDAAKRIGTIVPDNDRQPYDVVDVIHCLVDYGEFLEVHELFAPSVVVGFACIKGQSVGIVANQPAVRAGILDVESSEKLARFVRLCDAFNLPVITLVDVPGYKPGSDQEHAGIIRRGAKVIYAYANAQVPLITIIMRKAFGGAYIVMGSKSMGADFNFAWPNSQIAVLGARGAVNIIHRKELRKARDNGEDVDAVRARLVSEYEDSTVNANLSLEKGEIDAMIDPGQTREMIEKSLSLLANKKVDRAHHRRHGNQPL; encoded by the coding sequence ATGGTTACATCAACAAGTTTAGATTCGCTAGCATGGGCATCATCGTCCATTATTGCGGGCGACTCACATCAACCGGTGCGCACGGAAATTCGTCGTGCAGCACAGTTAGCTCATGACAGTGAAGACCATGCGCGTGCACGCCAGCATCCTAAAGGAAAATACACTGCTCGCGAACGTCTTGATCTGCTTTTTGATTCTCATACTTTTATGGAAGTGGGACGATTCGCTGGCGGCAATATTAATAACGGTGTGGCTGGAAGTGCCGTTGTTACCGGTTTTGGAATGATCCGCGGACGTAAAGTAGGCGTGTATGCTCAGGACTTTTCTGTGCGCGGCGGAACCATGGGAGAAGCAGAAGGTACCAAAATCTGTCATCTGCTCGATATGGCGATGGATATGAAAGTACCTGTTATTGCCTTGATTGATTCAGGCGGCGCTCGCATCCAAGAAGGTGTGTCCGCGCTGACTCAATATGGACGAATATTTAAGAAAACCTGCGAAGCATCTGGATATATTCCTCAGATTTCTTTGATTCTTGGACCATGCGCTGGCGGTGCTGTGTACTGTCCTGCTCTCACAGACATGATCGTGATGACTAAAGAGAACTCGTATATGTTCGTTACCGGCCCAGAAGTTGTGAAAGAAGCCACAGGTGAGCGTATTTCCATGGACGACTTGGGCGGGGGATATGTGCATAATGCTCAGTCTGGTGTAGCTCATTATTTGGGCGAAGATGAAGCAGATGCGATTGATTATGTGCGCACTGTTTTGGCATATCTGCCTAATAGTTGCGAAGAACAGCCACCAGTATATCCATATTCCAATGGTCATGCAGAAGATGATGCTGCTAAACGCATTGGCACTATTGTTCCCGATAATGACCGCCAGCCATACGATGTGGTTGACGTGATTCACTGCTTGGTTGACTATGGTGAATTTTTGGAGGTACACGAATTATTTGCGCCTTCTGTCGTTGTTGGTTTTGCCTGCATTAAAGGTCAAAGCGTAGGAATTGTGGCTAATCAGCCTGCAGTGCGTGCCGGTATTTTAGATGTAGAATCTTCAGAAAAATTGGCTCGTTTTGTGCGTTTATGTGATGCTTTCAATTTGCCAGTTATTACGTTGGTAGATGTTCCCGGATATAAGCCCGGTAGCGATCAAGAGCATGCGGGTATTATCCGCCGTGGTGCAAAAGTTATTTACGCTTATGCCAATGCTCAGGTTCCGCTTATCACCATTATTATGCGTAAAGCTTTCGGTGGCGCATATATTGTGATGGGCTCCAAATCAATGGGAGCGGATTTCAATTTTGCTTGGCCAAATTCTCAAATTGCTGTGCTGGGTGCTCGTGGAGCAGTCAATATTATTCATCGCAAAGAGCTGCGTAAAGCTCGTGATAACGGTGAAGATGTAGATGCTGTACGCGCTCGCCTTGTATCTGAATATGAAGACAGTACGGTTAATGCCAATCTGTCACTGGAAAAAGGGGAGATAGATGCCATGATAGATCCTGGTCAAACGCGAGAGATGATCGAAAAATCTTTGAGTCTTCTCGCTAATAAGAAAGTGGATCGTGCTCATCATCGCCGCCATGGCAATCAGCCGCTGTAA
- a CDS encoding biotin carboxylase N-terminal domain-containing protein gives MKKLLIANRGEIALRVVRTAHEMGIATVAIYSDQDRNAPYVERADEAYHLPGDTYNETYLNQNRIIEICQRSGADAIHPGYGFLSENSQFAQKVLDAGIVWVGSRPEVLDELGDKIIARRFAQRAQVTPVPGISEPVSDVHTLINFCNENGYPAMMKRADGGGGRGITVVRTEDDVRTFFMNHDSLQGGDLDKYFIEKFVSEARHVETQCGRDSHGTFTVYSTRDCSVQRRNQKLIEEAPAPFLSDAVEQKLRVFSQRLFDTAGYEGLGTCEFMVTPHDDVYFLEVNPRLQVEHTVSEEVCGLDLVREQLTIASGGALTVPQSIRGHSFELRITSEDPEKNLTPGSGVIENITFPLGPGIRVDFGVAKGDTISPKYDSMMGKIIVTAATRDMAIARVHRAISEFSLEGISTPIALYDEIFSHDDFTARGRSGQFNVTTKWLENTFMNEHAQATRAGQPHSVLDRSVNSVEPSELGMMRANSQISSSRNVENTTFVVEVDDRRMKISVPDYVIAAVSTSHRPISNRKTQPLRGAGLHTTASQGDSAHGSLVGSNGEIKAPMQAVVTRVNVAVGQQVAKGDLLVVLESMKMENYVYAPLAGTISEIYVGPADGVDAGESLLKVDMTEASSSSAHAQEEK, from the coding sequence ATGAAAAAACTCTTAATTGCTAATCGCGGTGAAATTGCTTTGCGTGTTGTGCGTACTGCACACGAAATGGGCATTGCTACCGTAGCAATCTATTCTGATCAAGATCGTAACGCTCCGTATGTGGAACGTGCTGATGAAGCCTATCATTTACCAGGCGATACCTATAATGAAACCTACTTGAATCAGAATCGCATTATTGAAATTTGCCAGCGTTCTGGTGCTGATGCCATTCATCCCGGTTACGGTTTTCTATCGGAAAACTCCCAGTTTGCCCAAAAAGTACTAGACGCCGGCATTGTATGGGTGGGTTCACGTCCTGAAGTTCTCGATGAATTAGGCGATAAAATTATTGCTCGCCGTTTTGCTCAGCGTGCTCAGGTCACTCCCGTACCTGGTATTTCTGAACCAGTTAGCGATGTGCATACGCTGATTAATTTCTGCAATGAGAATGGCTATCCTGCCATGATGAAGCGTGCAGATGGCGGTGGCGGTCGTGGTATTACGGTTGTTCGCACCGAGGACGACGTGCGCACTTTCTTTATGAATCATGATTCGCTTCAAGGTGGCGATTTAGATAAGTATTTTATTGAAAAATTTGTGAGTGAAGCACGTCACGTAGAAACCCAGTGCGGCCGTGATTCTCATGGCACGTTCACTGTGTATTCCACGCGCGACTGTTCCGTACAGCGCCGCAATCAGAAGCTGATTGAGGAAGCTCCGGCACCTTTTTTGAGTGATGCAGTTGAGCAGAAACTTCGCGTATTTTCTCAGCGACTTTTTGATACGGCTGGATATGAGGGATTGGGAACCTGCGAATTTATGGTGACTCCCCATGATGACGTGTATTTTTTGGAAGTCAATCCTCGTCTGCAAGTTGAACATACCGTATCAGAAGAAGTCTGTGGTCTTGATTTAGTGCGCGAGCAGCTGACCATTGCATCTGGAGGTGCTCTTACTGTTCCGCAGAGCATACGTGGGCATAGCTTTGAACTGCGTATTACCAGTGAAGATCCAGAAAAGAATCTCACGCCAGGATCTGGTGTGATTGAGAACATTACTTTTCCTCTGGGGCCAGGAATTCGTGTGGACTTTGGTGTGGCTAAGGGTGACACTATTTCACCGAAATATGACTCCATGATGGGAAAAATTATTGTGACCGCTGCTACTCGTGATATGGCTATTGCGCGCGTGCACCGAGCTATATCCGAGTTTTCTCTTGAAGGAATATCTACTCCTATTGCGCTTTATGATGAGATTTTCTCGCATGATGATTTCACAGCGCGAGGTCGTTCTGGTCAGTTTAATGTGACAACCAAGTGGCTAGAAAACACGTTCATGAATGAGCATGCGCAAGCAACGCGCGCTGGTCAGCCGCATAGTGTGCTTGACCGTTCCGTCAATTCCGTCGAGCCAAGTGAACTGGGCATGATGCGCGCAAATTCACAAATTAGTAGCTCACGCAATGTGGAAAACACTACTTTTGTGGTGGAAGTTGACGATCGACGTATGAAGATTTCCGTACCAGATTATGTGATTGCGGCTGTATCCACCTCTCATAGACCAATCAGCAATCGCAAAACTCAACCTCTACGCGGTGCTGGTCTGCATACAACCGCATCTCAAGGAGATTCTGCCCACGGTAGTCTTGTCGGTTCGAACGGTGAAATTAAAGCGCCTATGCAAGCCGTTGTTACTCGCGTAAACGTGGCTGTGGGGCAGCAAGTTGCTAAGGGTGATCTGCTCGTCGTGCTTGAGTCCATGAAAATGGAAAACTACGTGTATGCGCCACTTGCTGGCACGATTTCTGAAATCTATGTGGGACCAGCAGATGGCGTCGATGCAGGAGAATCCTTGCTCAAAGTCGATATGACTGAAGCGTCATCCTCATCTGCTCATGCTCAGGAGGAGAAGTAA
- a CDS encoding biotin--[acetyl-CoA-carboxylase] ligase: protein MDVFEHISANIPIEWQHYDAIDSTNLAALRYVRGVHDTRYKVQSQKVFECDDSLLSSSKNESDCSLRLIISADEQTQGRGRLERQWVSKHNQGIYVSFVCTIAREFFERNGTWISTVAGLSARDAVHDLMGVDVQLKWPNDLYVDDCKLGGILCESVNSHNANVVSVVIGIGINSVSSPNLDALHGDSLTAGSLHAPLQNVDLSNVNASQTSSSSVAYSAISLAQCVDADRWSTIYPNQLHAFHQALIARIACNIQAQLSGFTVHNIRQQAIEHSATLGRMVYVQCADGRQLCGYARDIAYDASLEVEPEEVSEGAPEETLAQEETSNEKSALRHSGASTIFVSVGDVTHARLARK from the coding sequence GTGGACGTATTTGAACACATTAGTGCAAACATTCCTATTGAATGGCAGCACTATGACGCTATAGATTCCACGAATCTAGCAGCTTTACGCTATGTGCGCGGAGTACATGATACGCGCTATAAAGTGCAATCACAGAAAGTTTTTGAGTGTGACGATTCTTTGCTGTCATCAAGCAAGAATGAATCTGACTGTAGTCTGCGTCTGATTATTAGTGCAGATGAGCAGACTCAAGGTCGCGGTCGTCTAGAGCGTCAGTGGGTGAGTAAGCATAATCAAGGGATTTATGTCAGTTTTGTGTGTACTATTGCGCGTGAGTTTTTTGAACGTAACGGTACATGGATTTCTACCGTAGCAGGATTAAGCGCCCGCGATGCTGTGCACGACTTAATGGGCGTAGACGTGCAGCTTAAATGGCCAAATGACTTATATGTTGACGATTGCAAACTCGGCGGAATTTTATGCGAAAGCGTGAATTCACATAACGCAAACGTGGTGAGTGTAGTCATAGGAATTGGCATTAATAGTGTATCGTCTCCGAACCTTGACGCGTTGCACGGAGATTCGCTGACCGCAGGCTCGCTTCATGCACCTTTGCAGAATGTGGATTTATCTAACGTGAACGCATCACAGACCAGCTCCAGCAGCGTAGCTTATAGTGCGATTAGTTTGGCGCAGTGTGTTGATGCGGATCGATGGTCGACCATATATCCGAACCAGCTCCATGCTTTTCATCAGGCACTGATTGCGCGGATTGCCTGCAATATTCAAGCTCAGCTGAGTGGTTTTACTGTGCACAATATTCGACAGCAAGCTATAGAGCATAGTGCAACTTTGGGTCGCATGGTTTATGTGCAGTGTGCTGATGGTCGTCAATTGTGCGGATATGCGCGCGATATTGCTTACGATGCGTCACTTGAGGTAGAGCCCGAAGAGGTGTCCGAGGGGGCGCCCGAAGAAACCCTGGCGCAAGAGGAAACTTCCAACGAAAAATCAGCGCTCCGTCACAGCGGCGCATCAACAATTTTTGTCAGCGTAGGCGACGTTACTCATGCTCGTCTTGCGAGGAAATAG
- a CDS encoding biotin transporter BioY, with protein sequence MFTSSNLYAYILKSFKNFSVTKYLLFTLLFIASGLAGKVSIPGTQVGITMQTFVLMLLALNLTQAEGLSVVASYIAVGAFGMPVFSGGMSTAALLGPSSGFIWGFLPAFAISQALITLTRRATSSTPLRAVAYFAALVVGCMIFLYSVGVTMQSAITGMSWTALMSASFGFITFDIVKAVVAVALSLGITSASAVFARKNN encoded by the coding sequence TTGTTTACTTCCTCTAATTTATATGCTTATATTCTCAAAAGCTTTAAAAATTTTTCTGTAACGAAATACCTTTTATTTACTCTTCTCTTTATTGCCTCCGGACTGGCAGGTAAAGTGTCTATTCCGGGAACTCAGGTAGGCATTACCATGCAAACTTTTGTTCTCATGCTTCTTGCCTTAAACCTCACACAAGCTGAAGGCTTAAGCGTTGTGGCTTCCTATATTGCAGTGGGAGCTTTCGGAATGCCTGTTTTCTCGGGAGGTATGAGCACCGCTGCTCTGCTTGGTCCAAGTAGCGGTTTTATTTGGGGCTTTCTTCCAGCTTTCGCTATTTCTCAAGCGCTTATTACTCTTACCCGTCGCGCTACTTCTTCTACTCCATTGCGCGCTGTAGCATACTTCGCTGCTTTAGTAGTAGGATGCATGATTTTCTTGTATTCAGTTGGTGTCACCATGCAATCCGCCATTACCGGAATGTCATGGACAGCTCTGATGAGCGCATCCTTCGGCTTTATCACTTTTGACATTGTTAAAGCTGTGGTAGCAGTTGCACTCTCGCTTGGTATTACTTCTGCGAGCGCGGTTTTTGCACGTAAAAATAACTAA